ATTGCTTCGGCACGCGCCAATGGCATCAGTGACGAAATGATCGAGTCCGCGCGCAAATCACCTGTGTACAAGTACGTCGTGCAATGGAAACTTGCCCTACCGCTGCACATTGAGTACCGCACGATGCCGATGCTCTTTTATGTGCCGCCGCTATTACCCGTGATGGGGAAAGACGGCGACCAGCCTTATGATCATGCAGAAGAGTCATTCTTCACCTCGCTTGACAAATCGCGCCTTTCAATCAAGTACATGGCAAGATTGTTCAGCGCGGGCAATGAGGCGGTTGTAACCGCTTCGCTCAAAAAACTCATGGCTGTTCGCTACTATAAGCGGGCGCAGGAAGTCGGCGACGTGCAGGATGATCGCGTCAATCGGATCATGCGCGAAGCCGGAACAACGCCGGAGGAGGCGGAAGAAATCTACCTTTTGACGGCAGTGCCCACAGTGCATAAGCGCTACGTACTTCCGCCGCTTCAGCGCGAAGAAGCGATAGGAAGTATGTGTGACGTGCAGGATTGCAAGGGAAGTTGCGGATTCGGCAAGACCTCCGGCGCAGAAAGGAATGTGTAATGGCAACGAGTTCATTTGAAATGTCATGCCGGGAACTGGCAATTCTCCTGTGCCATCCGCAAACGGACTACTTGTCTGTGCTGAACAATGTTATCGATTCCAGAGTGAGCAATAAATCAATAAAGTGCTTACGAGCGTTTCGCGATGCGATTGCCGAGTTGTCTCCGTTCGAGTTGCAAGAACTCTACACTCGCACATTTGATCTTAACCCGATGTGCTCGCCTGCGCTGAGCGTGCACCTGTTCGGTGTCGAGAGTTTCAAGCGCTCCCATCTTATGGTTGGGCTATTGGACATGTATCGCGTTGCGAGTTTTCCGGTGACTGGCGAATCAGCGGATCATATGAGCACTGTCGTTCGATTTCTTCCGTTCGCTGAGAACAACGCGCGTGAGGAAGTTGCACAATTTATTTTATTGCCGGGAATGGCGAAAATCGCTGAATTCTTGGACTCAAAATCAAACCCATTTTCTTACTTGATCAAGGCGACAATCTCAATTGTAGCCACTGAAACAGGGAAGGAGGCAACATATGCTTGAGTTGTTCGCATTTGTCGGTCTGCCTTACGCTGCGATCTTGATCTGCATTGTAGGCACAGTCTGGCGCTTTCGCAATGACCAATACGGAATCTCATCGTTGTCCTCGCAGTTTCTTGAGGGTAAGAAACTCCTGTGGGGATCTGCGCCATGGCATATTGGCATCTTGATTATCTTCCTCGGCCATTTTGTCGCGTTTCTGTTGCCAGGCGTGTGGCAACGATTGATGGCTGTGCCACTCTTGCTTGCGACGGCCGAAACAATCGGAATCGCGGCAGCCGTATTGTGCTTACTTGGATTGATTGTGCTCTTCTACCGTCGCCTAACGACCGCGCGGTTGCAGAAATCTACAAACATCGGCGATTTCATCGTCGCGACACTATTGTTGGCACAAGTTGGATTGGGACTAATGGTGGCTGGCGGCTACCGCTGGGGCGCGAGTTGGTCAACCGGAACATTGACTCCCTACGTCTGGAGTTTGATCACTTTCAGTCCAGACGCGACAATTATCAGAGACATGCCGATTGCGATTCAAGCGCACGTGGTCGGCGCATGGCTCATCTTGCTCATGCTGCCGTTCACGCGCCTGATTCACATGGTGTCAGTTCCACTCCAGTACCTCTTTCGCTCACCGCAAAAAGTCGTTTGGAACAACCCGCGTCGCAACAATCAGGCGGTCGCCGCCCGAGTTACACAGGAGTCACGCCGTCATTTCTTGAAGGCTGCATTTGGATTAAGCGCTTCCGGGCTTCTGCTCTCCGTTGGTGTATTAGACAAACTGGGCCGCTTCTTCCAAATGCCCGGTCTGCATCACGATGAAGAAGCAAATTTACTGGAAACGCGCTTGCGTCGGCTGCAACTAACCGCCGAAGAGAAGGAGCTTGAACTCGAACGCTTGCGCAGCGATCATATCTATGTAGCGAAACTCGCAGAGTTGAACAATACCATTGGGAAGTACTTCATTGATTACTCGATGCGCCCCGGGCTCGCGTTTCGCGCTGAAGATGGATGGCCCATGCTGCTGTCTGCCAAGTGCACGCACTTAGGCTGCACGGTCGGAAACCAAGTTGATGCAAGCGGCCGCATTCTCTGCCCGTGTCACGTTTCTTACTTTGACATCAAGACCGGGATGCCCAACGAAGGCGCCCCCGCAAAGGCGCCGCTTGATCGCATTGCCTGGGTGCTGCGCGACGAGCAAGGAACTGAAGTCGCGACCGAAAGCCCGCGTGGTTCACGCACCGGAAGACTTGACCCGGCCTTGGCGGACGGCTATTCACTCTACATTGTCAGATCGCTATCGGCGGAGGCTTGATGAAACAGCCATTCGTCAACACCATGTTTGACTTCATCGCGTCGCGAATGCCGTTGCACAAGCTCGACGTCCGTCACATGATCACGGAAAAAGAGGTTCCGGTTCATCGCATGTCATGGGGATACTACGTCGGCGGTCTGGCACTGTTCTTTTTCATCATCCAAGTCTTCACGGGGATGATGCTTCTATTTTATTATGAACCGACGGTCAGCGAAGCGCATGAGTCCGTAGAGTACATCACGCATTTCGTGACAATGGGCGCGTTGATTCGGAACCTACACGCATGGTCCGCTTCCTTCATGATCTTTTGCGTCATAGCGCATATGCTCAGCGCACTGGCCATGAAAGCATTCGCCAAGCCGCGCGAGATCACGTGGATCGCGGGCGTGCTGTTGCTCCTGATCACTTTTGGATTTGGATTCACAGGTTATCTCCTACCGTGGAATCAAATTGCCGTCAATGCCACGAAAGTCGGCTTGGCTTCAATCGACCAAATGGGACAGTACCTGCCTGCGGCTTTGTCGCATCTTGCCGAAGATGTGCGCGTGACCATTCAAGGAGCGCCAGCCATCGGACAAGCGACTCTAAGCAGATTCTTTGCACTGCATGTCGTTATCCTGCCTTTACTGGTATTCGGCGTGATCGGACTGCATGTCCTTTCGGTTCAGTTACACGGCATGAGTCCCGGTATCGAGGACAAGCCGCGTCGCAAAGACAAGTTCTTCCCGATATTTATTCTTAAAGACTTCAAGGAATGGGGAATCGCGTTCCTTGTACTATTCATCCTCGCCCTGTGTCTGCCCTTTGATTCATTATTTCCCTATCCATTGCTGGAACCCTACAACGCCTTGGGTTCGACGCCTGACGGTATCAAACCAGAGTGGTACTTCTACTTTGTCTACTATCCGATGGAGCTGCTGCCGTTTTGGATCATCATCGTGGTCATGACTCTCGCGACGCTTGGTTTGTTTGCGGCGCCGTGGATCTTTAAGGGCACGAGTCACAAGACAATGCGCTGGATTGCTTCAGCGATTGCCGCGTATATGATCGTCATGACATTGTTTGGCGAAAACATTTATCACGCAATCAAGGGGTGAAAAGCATGACCAAGACACTCCAATTGCTGTTCACTCTCGTAATCGTCGGCAATTGCTACGCCTACCCCGAATTCCAGAAATTCTCGCAAATTCACTCTGGACGGCCCATTAACTGCGCGATGTGTCACGCCAATGGCGACGGCCCCGAAGGAGCATCGCGCGGCCAAATCGGAAGCTTGACGCCCGACGAGTTGAACAAGCTGAATGCTGCACGCGGTGCATTCGCTCCCGGTGTGCCCATCCAGAGCCCCATTCTGAATGCGTTCGGGAACAATATCATTACCGTCATCGGAAAAACTAAGTTTCTCGAACTGCGTGCACATCCTGAGCAGTTGGCCGAGGTCTATGGATATCAAAGTGATCTCGATGGCGATGGAATTACAGATGCTCAAGAGTACTTGGAAGGAACTCATCCCCTGAACAATGTTCATGGCGAGCCAATGAGGCTGTTCCTGCATAACCTGAAAGCATTCAGGCTCCATGTTATTTTAATCGTGCTGGCTACCATCGCAGGATTCTATGGATTCAGCCACCTGTTACACGGCTTCGCCGCCAGCGCGTCCACGAAATCGTCCGTTGAACGCTATCCATAAGCAAATCGAGGGATAATCGTGCAAGATCGCAGACGAGCAATCCAGGTTCTCATCCTGAACACACTGGCCTTCACCATCTGCTTCGCCGGGTGGATGATGAATGGTGTACTGATCACCTATCTTGTGGACAACGACATCTTCCTTTGGGATAAAGCGCAGATGGGTTGGTTGATCGGTATCCCAGTGTTGACGGGATCGCTAATGCGGCTCCCCGTCGGTGTTCTGACGGATAAATACGGTGGAAGAAGAGTTTACACAATTCTGATGCTCATCTCCGCAATCCCGATGTTCATGACAGGTGCGGCTAACGAGTACTATCAGTTTGTCTTTGCAAGCTTAGGATTTGGTCTTACAGGGGCTGCGTTCGCAGTTGGTATTGCGTATACTTCGGTTTGGTTTCCCAAAGAGCGACAAGGAACTGCGCTTGGCATCTTCGGAGTCGGTAATGCAGGTGCTGCCTTAACCAGTATGGGCGCGCCGGTCTTACTTAAATGGTTGACGGACAACGGAGCAAATGTTGACGGCTGGCGCACACTGCCCAAGATTTATGCGGCCGCGCTTGTAGTTATGGCAATCATATTCTACTTTCTGACATACGAGAAGAAGATAGCGCACTCGGCGGGATTGACGCTAAAGCAGCGTCTCGAACCGTTGAAATACGTGCGCGTTTGGCGGTTTGGACTCTACTACTTCCTGGTCTTCGGAGCATTCGTTGCCTTAGCACAGTGGCTTGTTCCATACTACGTGAACGTTTATACCATGAGTGTTGCATCAGCAGGTCTCATGGCCTCAATCTTCAGCCTTCCCTCCGGTTTGATTCGCGCCTTGGGCGGCTGGATGTCGGACAAGTTTGGCGCGCGTCGCATCATGTATTGGGTGTTGGGCAGTTGTTTGTTCGGCTGCGCATTACTTTGTGTTCCACGCATGGACATTGAATCTCCCGGTTCTGGCGTGACGGCGGCCAGAGCAGGTACCGTCACGTTTGTATCCGATACGCTTGTTCGCATTGATCAACGCGAATACAAAATTCGCCCCGAGCCAGCGGCGTGGCGCAAAAATCAAGACAATACATTTCTCGTCTTTCCCTCAGGTGAATTCTGGCACAGTCCGGTTGTTTCAGTCGGTGACAAGATCGTCAAGAAGCAGCTACTGGCCCGCGGTATTACGCATCTGTTTTTTCAGGCAAACATTTGGATATTCACTTTCTTAGTCTTTGTAGTCGGAATCATGATGGGAATCGGCAAAGCAGCCGTGTATCGCCATATTCCCGACTACTATCCAGAGCAGATCGGCGTCGTCGGAGGAATTGTCGGCGTCGTCGGTGGATTGGGTGGATTTGTATGTCCAATCCTGTTTGGCTATATGCTCAAATGGACGGGTATCTGGACGACGCTATGGATCTTTCTCGGTGTGCTTTCGTTCATTTGTCTTATTTGGATGCACTTTGTGGTTCAGAAGATGATGCATAAGAATGCGCCTGTGTTAATGCGCCACATCGAGGATCGACACGATCACCCCGTAGAAACGACGCCTGCCTAATCAAAACTGGAACGGAAACGCAAATGGCTCAGACATTAATTCATTGGAACGTTGAAGACCAATCGTTCTGGGAGCGGGAAGGCAAGCGCACCGCTTACCGAAATCTCTGGATATCCATTCCATGTTTGCTGTGTGGATTTGCCGTCTGGATGTTCTGGTCGATTATTACGACCAAGATGCAGGAGCTTGGCTTTCAATTCGATCCTGATCCAGCCAAAAACAAGGCAATGCTCTATACGTTGATTTCGATAGCCGGTTTGACGGGTGCAACATTGCGTATTCCCAATTCCTTCTTTGTCGCATTGAGCGGCGGCCGCAATGTCGTCGCGGTTACGACCGCCTTGCTGATACTCCCGGCACTCGGCCTTGGATTGGCGCTGCGTGCTCCCGGCACGTCGTACTCCACTTTTGTAATCCTGTCTGCATTGTCAGGAATCGGCGGAGGTGCCTTCGCGTCCTCGATGTCCAATATCAGCCTCTTTTTCCCGAAGCGAATTCAGGGCACCGCATTGGGACTCAATGCCGGTTTAGGAAATCTTGGCGTCAGCATTATGCAAGTCTTGTTGCCGTTCGTGATGACATTCGGTGCGTTCGGAGCTTTCGGCGGAAATGCCTGGAAAACTGCCGCCGCGGTTGGTGCGCAGCCCGCAGGCACTCTAGTCTGGATTCAAAACGGCGGATTTGTATGGGTGCCCATCCTTGCCGTCTTAGCGATCCTTGCATGGTTGCTTATGAATAACCTTGCAATACACAGTGTCGGTTCTTCCGCGGCCGCTATTGCCAAAATGCTTTACTTGACACTACTGGGCTTTGCTGGATCAGCATTGGGACTGTATCTGTTGGTCGCGCTCAAAGTCAATATGTGGATTGTCTTGCCGATCACCATAGTGTTGACGCTAATCCTGATTAGATATTTGTCGCCTGTAAAGATTCGCCAGAATTTGAGCAACCAGTTTGCAATCTTCAAAGAGAAGCACAACTGGGTTATGACCTGGCTTTATGTCATGACCTTTGGTTCATTTATCGGATATTCGGCGGCATTCCCAAAGCTCATCCAAGATGTCTTCGGATCACTTCCGGACGGGAGTGCCAATCCTCACGCGCCGAATCCCTTTGCCTATGCATGGCTTGGTCCGTTGGTTGGTTCGTTGATTCGTCCGGTCGGCGGTTGGCTATCCGATAAGTTTGGCGGCGCGCGTGTCACTCAATGGGACACCGTAGTCATGATTTTCGCGGCGTTAGGTGTAGCGTACAATATCAAGGCTGCCAGCAATTCACCGGCACCGGAAGTATTCTTCGTTCCGTTCCTGCTACTCTTTCTGCTTTTGTTCATTACAACCGGCATCGGCAACGGTTCGACATTCAGAATGATTCCCATCATTTTTGATTCAAAGCTTGCAGGGCCCGTGCTTGGTTGGACGTCGGCGATTGCAGCTTATGGCGCATTCATCATCCCCAAAGTGTTCGGGACGCAAATTCAAGCCGGTCACCCAGAGTACGCACTTTACGGGTTCGCACTCTACTATGTGAGTTGTCTGGTCGTGAATTGGTGGTTTTATGCCCGCAAGAACGCAGAGATTAAGTGTTAACTTCACAAATCATTCCACACTACTGAGTAACACCATGAGCATTACACTCGAAACTCCCGTAGGCCATTTGGTCGTTGAAAAGCCAGGCCGCGCACATATCTTCCAGCGTTTTCAGATTGACTATTGCTGCGGCGGTGCTAAGCCCCTCGGTCAAGCATGCACCGCGAAGAATCTTGATCCGCAAGTCGTGCTCGCGGAAATCGCCAACAAGACAGCCGCACGGATGTTGATTCCGAGCCTGACTGGACAAAGGTCACGATGTCCGTGCTGGTTGACAATATCTTGAATCAGCACCATGAGTACCTACGCAACACGTTGCCACACCTTGGTGAAATGGCCGAAAAGGTCCATAATGTCCATGGCGAGAATCATCCGGAACTGCTGGATATTCTGCAAACCTTTGCGGGAATTTTTCACGAGCTGGATTCGCACATGTACAAGGAAGAGAACATCCTCTTCCCGGCCATCAAGCGCCTTGAACAAGGTTCCATGCCCCCCGCTGCGGCTGCACAGCTCTTTGGCCCGGTCAGCGTCATGGAGGCGGAGCACGCCACCGTTGGAGCCGAACTCGAAAAGCTTCGTGGCTTGACCAACAATTACACGCCACCGGAAGGCGCGTGCAACACCTATCGCGGCTTGTTTGCTGGCCCAGAAGAGCTTGAACGCGACTTGCATTGGCACATTCACAAGGAGAATAATATTCTTCCCAAGAGCTTTGGCAGGAACTCAGTCCTAAGGATCACAGGGTCAGCCATAGACTTGTGACGCCGAGTCGGAGCTTTGGTTAGCATTGCGAAATCCCAGCGTGCGCTTCCACCGAGATGTTCTTGTTTCCGGAGGACATCAATTAAAGATTTGGGTCGCGCCTCAGAGGGGAGTCGAAGCGGGCGCCAGATCTTGCTTCCAGCCTTGACCCCCCTTGTCCCGAATCTGTCCCTATGCGTCCGTAACTATAAGTAAAACAAACCCCTCCAATTCACTCTTAATCAATTGGTTCGGGGTTCGAGTCCCTGTGGGTGCACAAGCTAAAGCCCTGCTAAAACATTGTTTTGCAGGGCTTTTTGATTTAACCGATTTGTTCATATGTTCATTCGTAAGTTCAGATTTTAACAACCGGTATCTGTTGGTCGTCAGAAGAAATGGGACACATTTTCAGTTAAGTTAATGGAGGGATTTGTCTGTAAGTTACGTTTCTCTGTGGTTTTTTTGGTTAGGATTTAGATTGGCCTGTTTACGGGCCTTTTTTGGTTTGTTCTTTGAGCCGTTGCCGCTGTTTTCGGATGGTTTCGGCGCGGCCGAAGTAGACGTCGACGGGGGTGCAGATTGCCGATGCCTTTGTGGTAGTGTTCGAAGTTGTACCAGTGCCGGAACGCCCTCCAGCGCGCGGTCGAACGCCCGGGTGAGGCATGCACGATCAGCTGCAGCTTTTCCTTCGCCGTGCGGTTTAAAACGCCTTCGACCTTGCCGTTCGTTTGAGGGTGATTGCGCATCGAGAAGATGTGCCGGATCCCCAGACTCTTCAAGTAGGTGCTGAACGTGCCCCACTTGTAGCAGGCGCCGTTGTCGCTGAGGAGCCGCACCCGCTCGTGACGCGGGACTTCTTCCATGCCGGTCTCGGCAACTGCTTGCGCGATCAGCCCTGCACCGTGTCGCCTTTCGAGTTGCGCAAGCGGCGGAACACGATCGAGAACCCGCTGAAGTCATCCACACACTGCCCAACGGATGCGTGCCCCAGTCGGGCAACATCAGCTCCGCCAGATCGGTCTGCTACCGTTCGTTCACGCGCGTCGTCTTGCGGTGATACTCTTGGCCGCCGGGATGATCTGCGGCAACTCGCGCGCTAACCCGTTGCGCTTCAGAATGCGGTAGACCGTGCCCGCTGACACTGAACCCGCCGTCATCGGTAATCCTGAACGCCAGTTGGCGCGGCGACAGATCAGCATCGAGCAATGCGTTGGCGATGATCGTGCCCTTCTTCTTCCAAGAGCCGGTTCCAGACCGCCGCGGCGCTGAAGACCGGTCCGCGAGCTTTCCTGGTTCTGCCAGCGGTAGTACGTGCCTGGGAAGCGCTTCAAACGCTTCGCCAACGGCGGATCGACAGCGGTGTACTATCCACCAGCCGCAGCAGATCCCGCTTCTGCTCGGACGTGTGCCGGGCATAACGCTTCGCCTTGCGCTTCAGAAGAGACTTTTTTGAGCGTGCGCACCCTCCAGCATCAGATCGGCTACCGTCTGACGCAGCTCTTCGTTCTGACGACGATAGAACCCACTTCCCTTTGGTCGCGCCGCGCACCGCTTTCTGCCCTTCAAGCGCGCCTTGCCCGCTTCCATGAACCTTCAGCCAGTTGTAGTACACGTTGGCGCTCACGCCTTCCTGACGGCATAACGCCGCTACCGGATGATCGCCCCCGCAGTCCTTCCAGCACGATGCGGATCTTGTCTTCCGCGCTGTACTTCGTGCGCGCCGCCGCCGCACCGTCTTGATCAACTGCGCTGCGCTTTTTCGGTCTGCCGCCGCAGCCTGCTTTTCTTCCGCCTGGGCATGGTCAGCCCTCCTTCTTCGATGATACATGATAATATCTCAGCGAAGGGAACGGCAACCCCAAACCTGGTCACTTTGTTGCTAAGCAGTCGCGCCGCGCGACTGTACTTACATCACAAACCATCCACTAATACTACTGGACCAATTGTCCCAAATGTGTTGACGATTACAATGACGTCGCCCTCCACGCTCTGATAAATGTTGTGCGTTGCTGGGCCTGTTGAAATTTCTGTGTCAGTAAACTAGCTATTTGTTGCAGTGTCACTGCTCCGCAGAACAATAT
This genomic window from bacterium contains:
- a CDS encoding molecular chaperone TorD family protein, whose translation is MATSSFEMSCRELAILLCHPQTDYLSVLNNVIDSRVSNKSIKCLRAFRDAIAELSPFELQELYTRTFDLNPMCSPALSVHLFGVESFKRSHLMVGLLDMYRVASFPVTGESADHMSTVVRFLPFAENNAREEVAQFILLPGMAKIAEFLDSKSNPFSYLIKATISIVATETGKEATYA
- the narI gene encoding respiratory nitrate reductase subunit gamma — encoded protein: MLELFAFVGLPYAAILICIVGTVWRFRNDQYGISSLSSQFLEGKKLLWGSAPWHIGILIIFLGHFVAFLLPGVWQRLMAVPLLLATAETIGIAAAVLCLLGLIVLFYRRLTTARLQKSTNIGDFIVATLLLAQVGLGLMVAGGYRWGASWSTGTLTPYVWSLITFSPDATIIRDMPIAIQAHVVGAWLILLMLPFTRLIHMVSVPLQYLFRSPQKVVWNNPRRNNQAVAARVTQESRRHFLKAAFGLSASGLLLSVGVLDKLGRFFQMPGLHHDEEANLLETRLRRLQLTAEEKELELERLRSDHIYVAKLAELNNTIGKYFIDYSMRPGLAFRAEDGWPMLLSAKCTHLGCTVGNQVDASGRILCPCHVSYFDIKTGMPNEGAPAKAPLDRIAWVLRDEQGTEVATESPRGSRTGRLDPALADGYSLYIVRSLSAEA
- a CDS encoding cytochrome bc complex cytochrome b subunit; translated protein: MKQPFVNTMFDFIASRMPLHKLDVRHMITEKEVPVHRMSWGYYVGGLALFFFIIQVFTGMMLLFYYEPTVSEAHESVEYITHFVTMGALIRNLHAWSASFMIFCVIAHMLSALAMKAFAKPREITWIAGVLLLLITFGFGFTGYLLPWNQIAVNATKVGLASIDQMGQYLPAALSHLAEDVRVTIQGAPAIGQATLSRFFALHVVILPLLVFGVIGLHVLSVQLHGMSPGIEDKPRRKDKFFPIFILKDFKEWGIAFLVLFILALCLPFDSLFPYPLLEPYNALGSTPDGIKPEWYFYFVYYPMELLPFWIIIVVMTLATLGLFAAPWIFKGTSHKTMRWIASAIAAYMIVMTLFGENIYHAIKG
- a CDS encoding MFS transporter — protein: MMNGVLITYLVDNDIFLWDKAQMGWLIGIPVLTGSLMRLPVGVLTDKYGGRRVYTILMLISAIPMFMTGAANEYYQFVFASLGFGLTGAAFAVGIAYTSVWFPKERQGTALGIFGVGNAGAALTSMGAPVLLKWLTDNGANVDGWRTLPKIYAAALVVMAIIFYFLTYEKKIAHSAGLTLKQRLEPLKYVRVWRFGLYYFLVFGAFVALAQWLVPYYVNVYTMSVASAGLMASIFSLPSGLIRALGGWMSDKFGARRIMYWVLGSCLFGCALLCVPRMDIESPGSGVTAARAGTVTFVSDTLVRIDQREYKIRPEPAAWRKNQDNTFLVFPSGEFWHSPVVSVGDKIVKKQLLARGITHLFFQANIWIFTFLVFVVGIMMGIGKAAVYRHIPDYYPEQIGVVGGIVGVVGGLGGFVCPILFGYMLKWTGIWTTLWIFLGVLSFICLIWMHFVVQKMMHKNAPVLMRHIEDRHDHPVETTPA
- a CDS encoding DUF542 domain-containing protein, which gives rise to MSITLETPVGHLVVEKPGRAHIFQRFQIDYCCGGAKPLGQACTAKNLDPQVVLAEIANKTAARMLIPSLTGQRSRCPCWLTIS
- a CDS encoding hemerythrin domain-containing protein — its product is MNQHHEYLRNTLPHLGEMAEKVHNVHGENHPELLDILQTFAGIFHELDSHMYKEENILFPAIKRLEQGSMPPAAAAQLFGPVSVMEAEHATVGAELEKLRGLTNNYTPPEGACNTYRGLFAGPEELERDLHWHIHKENNILPKSFGRNSVLRITGSAIDL